Proteins encoded by one window of Nocardia goodfellowii:
- a CDS encoding MerR family transcriptional regulator, with the protein MLIGEVARRSGVSARMLRHYDALGLVRPTGRTVGGYREYRPEDIRRIFHVEGLRSLGLSLREIGRALDDPGFTPAALVGSLIRKTEERLRQQRELLERLRTVDAAEPGGWHDVLRTVELLHQLGSENAARRQQAVLGPAEDVSMPAELLAEAVFTETDPNVAGALRWALTRAGGDAVASVAAGMDSAAAEVRRRAVLALAELPGDEATTHLTAALEDADTTVRRHAALALGARGSTRAVPALIGTVVDGPNDVEAAELLGTLARDTECAERIIRALNNELASPTADSAARMRLTQALAELPGTLALATLRRLTHDDDRAISMLASTLVDVLETRSNPSA; encoded by the coding sequence GTGCTGATCGGCGAGGTGGCGCGCCGCTCGGGGGTGAGTGCCCGGATGCTCCGGCACTACGACGCCCTCGGGTTGGTGCGCCCCACGGGCCGCACCGTCGGCGGCTATCGGGAGTACCGCCCCGAAGACATCCGGCGGATCTTCCACGTGGAGGGGCTGCGATCCCTGGGACTGTCGTTGCGCGAAATCGGCCGCGCCCTCGACGATCCCGGCTTCACCCCCGCCGCGCTGGTCGGCAGCCTCATCCGCAAGACCGAGGAGCGCCTGCGGCAGCAGCGCGAGCTGCTCGAACGGCTGCGCACCGTCGATGCCGCCGAACCCGGCGGCTGGCACGACGTCCTGCGCACCGTCGAGCTGCTGCACCAGCTGGGTTCGGAGAACGCCGCCCGGCGGCAACAGGCCGTCCTGGGCCCGGCCGAGGACGTTTCGATGCCCGCCGAGTTACTGGCCGAGGCCGTCTTCACCGAAACCGATCCGAACGTCGCCGGAGCTCTCCGATGGGCCCTCACGCGAGCCGGTGGCGACGCGGTGGCGAGTGTGGCGGCCGGAATGGACTCCGCCGCCGCCGAGGTCCGCCGGCGCGCGGTACTCGCCCTCGCCGAACTACCCGGCGACGAGGCGACCACGCACCTCACCGCCGCGCTCGAGGACGCGGACACCACGGTCCGCAGGCATGCGGCACTCGCCTTGGGCGCCCGAGGCAGCACCCGGGCAGTGCCGGCGCTGATCGGCACGGTGGTCGACGGCCCGAACGATGTAGAGGCGGCGGAACTTCTGGGCACCCTGGCCCGCGACACCGAATGCGCGGAGCGGATCATCCGCGCCCTGAACAACGAACTCGCTTCCCCCACAGCCGATTCCGCAGCCCGAATGCGCCTGACCCAAGCCCTCGCCGAACTACCGGGCACCCTCGCGCTCGCCACCCTACGGCGCCTGACCCACGACGACGACCGGGCTATATCCATGCTCGCTTCGACCCTGGTGGATGTGCTCGAGACACGGTCGAACCCGTCGGCTTGA
- a CDS encoding HEAT repeat domain-containing protein gives MVPINTTHRNPQHTRLLAALAAEESSTRLKAALAAGTHPEPEFVDTLIERCAVEPDFFVRDMLTWALTRLPSEITVPALRAELRCERAQARSQALHTLSKIGDRTVWPAIPLSLLRDADDEVARSAWRAAVILVPDDEKRVLATELATQLGRGDRETQLSLSRAFVALGEVVEPVLRAATTSREPTVRAHAKATQRLLDDPEAGFDLAVDAARRVAALGPEWEEKTTC, from the coding sequence GTGGTACCCATCAATACGACACACCGGAACCCACAACACACCCGACTGCTCGCCGCGCTGGCCGCCGAGGAGTCGTCCACCCGGTTGAAAGCGGCGCTGGCGGCCGGTACGCATCCGGAGCCCGAGTTCGTCGACACGCTCATCGAGCGGTGCGCCGTCGAGCCCGACTTCTTCGTGCGGGACATGCTCACCTGGGCGCTGACCCGGCTCCCGTCCGAGATCACGGTCCCCGCCCTCCGGGCGGAACTGCGATGCGAACGGGCGCAAGCTCGCAGTCAGGCGTTGCACACGCTGTCCAAGATCGGTGACCGGACGGTGTGGCCCGCGATACCGCTCTCGTTGCTGCGCGATGCCGACGACGAGGTGGCTCGAAGTGCGTGGCGCGCGGCGGTGATCCTGGTTCCCGATGACGAGAAGCGCGTGCTGGCCACGGAATTGGCCACCCAACTCGGCCGCGGCGACCGGGAGACACAATTGAGTCTGAGCCGTGCCTTCGTCGCGCTCGGCGAGGTGGTCGAGCCGGTCCTGCGCGCGGCGACGACCAGCCGGGAGCCCACCGTGCGCGCCCATGCGAAAGCGACACAGCGGCTGCTGGACGACCCGGAGGCGGGCTTCGACCTCGCCGTCGACGCGGCGCGACGGGTGGCCGCGCTCGGCCCCGAATGGGAGGAGAAGACTACGTGCTGA
- a CDS encoding MMPL family transporter, whose amino-acid sequence MLHSGSLRWGRFVFRHRYLVLAVALFAVLISGFYGRGLADRMTQEGWFDETSESVAASKIADSTFGRDTDSDLILLYSAPAGTTVDDPAVRGPVTAALRGLLERNPEHIQKIDSYWDSPFAANATDASKTHAFASVGLRGEGTATVENYQAIVDQLAAGTPGGGPGGTTVQLAGLQPILSGLNTGMQGDIQRAEIIALPLVAILLYFVFGGVVGALLPVLIGGMTILGTAGIMRGLTGVIDVNVFASIVMTLVSLGLAIDYGLFTVTRFREELAAGQTVEEATARTVATAGRTVLFSAAIIAVSLAALFIFPNGVLRSVPYGGISSVLLAALLSVTALPAALGIAGRRIDLWGWKRFSRTKTEAQIDAGFFSRLANWAMRRPWAVTVPIVLALLALAIPFRNIEFGGISEKYLSEANPARVAQERFDELFPSFRTEPLKLVVVGADPRQLSDIRYAANQIPGLTGRFEPSAATKDGVNVLNAGLADKRDADAVIDKLRALPEPDGVRVMVAGVPALERDSINGLLRGLPLLVAILALAALALMYAAFRSIVLALKAVAMSALSLVATLGVLTWIFVEGHGAELFNFTPGPLMFAVLALIVTVVFGLSTDYEVFLLSRVSEARQSGADAQEAIRYGIAHTGGVITSAAAILIVVTGAFGFSDLVLMKYIAYGMIAALILDATVIRMLLTPAVLKLIWR is encoded by the coding sequence ATGCTGCATTCGGGGTCGCTGCGCTGGGGCAGGTTCGTCTTTCGGCATCGCTATCTCGTGCTCGCCGTCGCCTTGTTCGCCGTGCTGATTTCCGGGTTCTACGGTCGCGGCTTGGCCGATCGGATGACGCAGGAGGGCTGGTTCGACGAAACCAGTGAGTCCGTGGCGGCTTCCAAGATCGCCGACAGCACGTTCGGGCGGGACACCGACAGCGACCTGATCCTGCTCTACAGCGCGCCCGCCGGGACAACCGTCGACGATCCCGCCGTGCGCGGCCCGGTCACGGCCGCGCTGCGGGGGCTGCTGGAGCGGAACCCAGAGCACATCCAGAAGATCGACAGCTATTGGGACAGCCCGTTCGCAGCCAACGCCACCGACGCCTCGAAGACGCACGCTTTCGCCAGCGTCGGCTTACGCGGGGAAGGTACCGCGACCGTGGAGAACTACCAGGCGATCGTCGATCAGCTCGCGGCCGGGACGCCCGGTGGCGGGCCGGGCGGAACCACGGTGCAGCTGGCCGGGTTGCAGCCGATCCTGTCCGGGCTCAATACCGGTATGCAGGGTGACATCCAACGTGCCGAGATCATCGCGCTGCCGCTGGTGGCGATCCTGCTGTACTTCGTGTTCGGCGGTGTGGTGGGCGCGCTGCTGCCGGTGCTGATCGGCGGTATGACGATCCTGGGCACCGCGGGCATCATGCGCGGACTGACCGGTGTCATCGACGTCAACGTGTTCGCCAGCATCGTGATGACCTTGGTCAGCCTCGGGTTGGCCATCGACTACGGGCTGTTCACCGTCACCCGTTTCCGGGAGGAACTGGCCGCGGGGCAGACCGTGGAGGAGGCGACCGCGCGCACGGTCGCCACCGCCGGCCGCACCGTGCTGTTCTCGGCCGCGATCATCGCGGTCAGCCTGGCGGCGCTGTTCATCTTCCCGAACGGGGTGCTGCGCTCGGTGCCCTACGGCGGCATCAGTTCGGTGCTGCTGGCCGCGCTGCTGTCGGTGACCGCGCTGCCCGCGGCACTGGGTATCGCCGGGCGGCGCATCGACCTGTGGGGCTGGAAGCGGTTCTCCCGCACCAAAACCGAGGCTCAGATCGACGCCGGGTTCTTCTCCAGGCTGGCGAACTGGGCGATGCGGCGGCCGTGGGCGGTGACGGTGCCCATCGTGCTGGCGTTGCTGGCGCTGGCGATCCCGTTCCGCAATATCGAGTTCGGCGGGATCAGCGAGAAATACCTGTCCGAGGCCAATCCGGCGCGGGTGGCGCAGGAACGGTTCGACGAACTGTTCCCGAGTTTCCGTACCGAACCGCTGAAACTCGTTGTGGTGGGCGCGGATCCGCGACAGCTCAGCGATATCCGCTACGCGGCCAACCAGATTCCGGGCCTCACCGGCCGGTTCGAACCGAGTGCGGCGACCAAGGACGGCGTGAACGTGCTCAACGCCGGGCTCGCCGACAAACGGGACGCGGACGCGGTGATCGACAAGTTGCGCGCGTTGCCGGAACCGGACGGCGTGCGGGTGATGGTGGCCGGGGTGCCCGCGCTCGAGCGCGACAGCATCAACGGCCTGTTGCGGGGTCTGCCGTTGCTGGTGGCGATTCTGGCGCTGGCCGCGCTCGCGCTGATGTATGCCGCGTTCCGCTCGATCGTGCTGGCGCTCAAGGCCGTTGCGATGAGTGCGCTGAGTCTGGTCGCCACACTCGGCGTGCTGACCTGGATCTTCGTCGAGGGCCACGGCGCGGAATTGTTCAATTTCACGCCGGGGCCGCTGATGTTCGCGGTGCTGGCGCTCATCGTGACCGTGGTCTTCGGACTGTCCACCGACTACGAGGTGTTCCTGCTGTCGCGGGTGTCGGAGGCCCGCCAGTCCGGCGCCGACGCCCAGGAGGCGATCCGCTACGGCATCGCCCACACCGGCGGCGTGATCACTTCTGCCGCAGCGATTCTCATCGTGGTCACCGGTGCGTTCGGGTTCTCGGACCTGGTGCTGATGAAGTACATCGCCTATGGCATGATCGCCGCGCTGATCCTCGACGCCACGGTGATCCGCATGCTGCTGACCCCGGCGGTACTCAAGCTGATCTGGCGCTGA
- a CDS encoding YrdB family protein gives MRIVKSANLLLMLLLELGVIAGAAAWGFTLDGSMVLRVVAGVVAPLLFIAMWALFGAAGNARFRLRGAWRIMLELIWFGGGAVAWGAAVSTALGVLFFALWAINALIRYLGHGSLVVEMPKQRAERQ, from the coding sequence GTGCGAATTGTCAAGAGCGCCAATCTCTTACTGATGCTGCTACTCGAGCTCGGCGTCATCGCCGGGGCCGCCGCCTGGGGGTTCACCCTGGACGGATCGATGGTGCTGCGGGTCGTCGCCGGGGTGGTCGCGCCGCTGCTGTTCATCGCCATGTGGGCGCTGTTCGGCGCGGCGGGCAACGCGCGGTTCCGGCTGCGCGGGGCGTGGCGAATCATGTTGGAACTCATCTGGTTCGGCGGTGGCGCGGTCGCCTGGGGCGCGGCCGTCTCGACCGCGCTGGGGGTGCTGTTCTTCGCGCTGTGGGCGATCAACGCGCTGATCCGCTACCTCGGCCACGGAAGCCTCGTGGTCGAGATGCCGAAGCAACGCGCCGAGCGACAGTAG
- a CDS encoding heme ABC transporter ATP-binding protein: MSGRRPPVRGLDAVFARTHELPVRPDRGTVTLRAAGLSVDRGAARRVLEAVDFEVAAGEVVALVGPNGAGKSTLLAALAGELDPSEGTVELDGRSLSHWTPLDMARRRAVLPQTHTVGFPFTVHEVVAMGRAPWVRTERREDDDTLIAAALAAADVEHLVGRAFPTLSGGERARVALARVLAQDTPTLLLDEPTAALDLGHQEAVLRLAADRAAAGAAVVVVLHDLASAAAYADRVAVLESGGIAADGPPRQVLTTDLLTRVYQHPVEVLDHPVTGAQLVLPVRR, from the coding sequence ATGAGCGGGCGGCGGCCACCGGTGCGCGGATTGGACGCGGTGTTCGCGCGAACACATGAATTGCCCGTGCGACCGGACCGCGGCACAGTGACTTTGCGCGCGGCCGGGCTGAGTGTGGATCGCGGTGCGGCCCGGCGGGTGCTCGAGGCGGTGGATTTCGAGGTCGCCGCCGGTGAGGTGGTCGCGCTGGTGGGGCCGAACGGGGCGGGTAAGTCCACCTTGCTGGCCGCGCTGGCCGGCGAGCTCGATCCGAGCGAGGGCACAGTCGAACTCGACGGCCGCTCCCTGAGCCACTGGACACCGCTGGATATGGCGCGCCGCCGGGCGGTGCTGCCGCAGACCCACACCGTCGGGTTCCCGTTCACCGTTCACGAGGTCGTCGCGATGGGCCGAGCGCCCTGGGTGCGCACCGAACGACGCGAGGATGACGACACACTGATCGCCGCCGCGCTGGCCGCCGCCGATGTGGAACACCTTGTGGGGCGAGCCTTTCCGACTTTGTCCGGCGGCGAACGCGCCCGCGTCGCGCTGGCCCGCGTCCTGGCCCAGGACACCCCGACCCTGCTGCTCGACGAACCCACCGCCGCCCTCGACCTGGGCCATCAGGAAGCCGTGCTGCGGCTGGCCGCCGACCGTGCCGCCGCCGGCGCCGCCGTGGTCGTCGTCCTGCACGATCTGGCGTCGGCCGCGGCCTACGCCGATCGCGTCGCCGTCCTCGAATCCGGCGGGATCGCCGCGGACGGCCCGCCGCGCCAGGTGCTCACCACCGACCTGCTCACCCGCGTCTACCAGCATCCGGTGGAAGTACTCGACCATCCGGTGACCGGCGCGCAACTGGTCTTGCCGGTTCGCCGCTGA
- a CDS encoding FecCD family ABC transporter permease — MLVFVLAIAALIVLALLSAAVGQVPTTPAEVAGSVAHRLGLDWGSMPAHPAGEVTLWEVRFPRVILAMLVGAALATAGALLQGVFANPLAEPGVIGVSAGAAVGAGAVIVIGGAFVAAWSIAAAAFVGGLITTLMVYLLSRSNGRTEVVTLVLTGVAINAFAGGLIAFLLFIATPAARDQIVFWQLGSLNGATWDAVRVVAPLTGFGVVAAILVAARLDLLALGESAARHLGVDVERLRRNVIVIVAVLATAGVAFSGIILFVGLIVPHLVRMLVGPAHRVLIPLSAILGAVVLLASDVGARSLVDNADLPLGMLTSLIGGPFFFWLLRRTRARAGGWG, encoded by the coding sequence ATGCTGGTGTTCGTCCTCGCGATCGCCGCGCTGATCGTGCTCGCGCTGCTCTCGGCGGCGGTCGGGCAGGTGCCGACCACGCCCGCCGAAGTCGCGGGCAGTGTCGCGCATCGCCTCGGTCTGGATTGGGGGTCGATGCCCGCGCACCCCGCCGGTGAGGTGACGCTGTGGGAGGTGCGTTTCCCGCGCGTCATTCTGGCGATGCTCGTCGGTGCGGCGCTGGCCACGGCCGGTGCGCTGCTGCAGGGCGTCTTCGCCAACCCGCTGGCCGAGCCGGGAGTGATCGGGGTCTCGGCCGGTGCGGCGGTCGGCGCGGGCGCGGTGATCGTGATCGGCGGCGCGTTCGTCGCGGCCTGGTCGATTGCCGCGGCGGCGTTCGTCGGCGGTTTGATCACCACGCTGATGGTGTATCTGCTGTCCCGTTCCAACGGGCGCACCGAGGTGGTGACGCTGGTGCTCACCGGTGTCGCGATCAACGCCTTCGCGGGCGGGTTGATCGCGTTCCTGTTGTTCATCGCCACCCCCGCCGCCCGCGATCAGATCGTGTTCTGGCAGTTGGGCAGTCTCAACGGCGCGACCTGGGACGCGGTGCGCGTGGTCGCGCCGCTCACCGGCTTCGGCGTGGTGGCGGCGATCCTCGTCGCCGCCCGATTGGATCTGCTCGCGCTCGGTGAGTCCGCCGCACGGCACCTCGGCGTCGACGTGGAGCGCTTGCGCCGCAACGTCATTGTCATCGTCGCCGTGCTCGCCACCGCGGGTGTCGCGTTCTCCGGGATCATCCTGTTCGTGGGCCTGATCGTGCCGCATCTGGTGCGGATGCTGGTCGGCCCGGCGCATCGGGTGCTGATCCCGCTCAGCGCCATTCTGGGCGCGGTGGTGCTGCTCGCCTCCGACGTCGGTGCCCGTTCGCTGGTCGACAACGCCGACCTGCCGCTGGGCATGCTCACCTCACTGATCGGCGGTCCGTTCTTCTTCTGGCTGCTGCGCCGGACCCGCGCCCGCGCGGGAGGCTGGGGATGA
- a CDS encoding heme/hemin ABC transporter substrate-binding protein: MSRSVGIRALLAVLALLLVAGTAACGTDSGATTGQQGLSTAQLTDNTPEPIGPPPTPALPVTVRSFDGTEVTVNSADRIIAADRYGTLLQTVYALGLGANLVGRSTSGVFPAVESLPIVTGGNGTLNVESILALRPTVFLTDSTSAAPAVREQLRAAGVTVVYFDPQRSMAAVVPQIEAVAQALGVPDRGRALAQRTRDEIAAAEAAVPKSDKPLNIAFLYLRSSAITMLAGPGSGADALIAALGARDAGTVAGLKEPFTTITSEAMISAAPDVLLVMTDGLKSIGGLDGMLKIPGIAQTPAGRNKRVVEMSDGVLLSFGPNTGRVVAALSKAVYDPAHA; the protein is encoded by the coding sequence ATGAGTCGATCCGTTGGCATTCGCGCCCTGCTCGCCGTGCTCGCGCTGCTCCTGGTCGCCGGGACGGCCGCCTGCGGCACCGACAGCGGCGCGACGACCGGGCAGCAGGGGCTGTCCACCGCCCAACTCACCGACAACACCCCGGAGCCGATCGGACCGCCGCCCACCCCGGCCCTGCCGGTGACGGTGCGCTCCTTCGACGGCACCGAGGTCACGGTGAACTCCGCGGACCGGATCATCGCCGCGGACCGCTACGGCACCCTGCTGCAAACCGTCTACGCGCTCGGCCTGGGCGCGAACCTGGTGGGGCGCAGCACATCCGGCGTGTTCCCCGCGGTCGAGAGCCTGCCGATCGTCACCGGCGGCAACGGCACCCTGAACGTGGAATCCATTCTGGCGCTGCGCCCCACGGTGTTCCTCACCGATTCCACCAGCGCCGCGCCCGCCGTGCGGGAGCAGCTGCGCGCGGCCGGAGTCACCGTCGTCTACTTCGACCCGCAGCGCAGCATGGCCGCCGTCGTACCGCAGATCGAGGCGGTCGCCCAGGCGCTCGGTGTCCCCGACCGGGGTCGGGCGCTGGCCCAGCGCACGCGGGACGAGATCGCCGCCGCCGAGGCCGCCGTGCCGAAATCCGACAAGCCGCTGAACATCGCGTTCCTGTACCTGCGCAGTTCGGCCATCACCATGCTGGCCGGACCGGGCTCCGGCGCGGACGCGTTGATCGCGGCGCTCGGCGCGCGCGACGCCGGGACCGTGGCCGGGCTGAAGGAGCCGTTCACCACGATCACCAGCGAGGCCATGATCAGCGCCGCCCCCGACGTACTGCTGGTGATGACCGACGGCCTGAAATCCATCGGCGGCCTCGACGGGATGCTGAAGATCCCCGGCATCGCCCAGACCCCGGCGGGCCGAAACAAGCGGGTCGTCGAGATGTCGGACGGCGTGCTGCTCAGTTTCGGCCCCAACACCGGCCGGGTGGTCGCCGCGCTCAGCAAGGCTGTCTACGATCCCGCGCACGCATGA
- a CDS encoding aldo/keto reductase has product MEQRTVGRSGLRVSRIGLATHTWGAHTDAEAAAVQLVAFAEAGGTLVDTSPAYNGGAAQRILAQLLGDLVSRDDLVISGCAGVIPAVDPPHADPELPTPEPLQPVPEALRPTIDASRRTLLRQLDRTLLELGTDYLDIWNIGAWDPSTPLDEVAATLDYAVRSGKVRYGGVRGFNAWQLASLAAIAPVCVAQTPYSLLARGAEADVVPAAQHHGLGVIASAPLAGGILTGKYRDGVPADSRGADEATAAEISNRLDDRATRVVDALVTAADGLGTSPLAVALAWIRDRPGIASLIVGARDIGQLTGVMAAETLELPRAIGAAIDDVSARTE; this is encoded by the coding sequence ATGGAACAGCGGACGGTCGGCCGCAGCGGCCTACGGGTGTCCCGAATCGGCTTGGCCACCCACACCTGGGGTGCGCACACCGATGCCGAGGCCGCGGCCGTGCAACTGGTCGCGTTCGCCGAGGCGGGCGGCACCCTGGTCGACACCTCCCCCGCCTACAACGGCGGTGCGGCCCAGCGCATCCTCGCGCAATTGCTGGGCGACCTGGTTTCCCGCGACGATCTGGTGATCAGCGGCTGCGCGGGTGTCATCCCCGCGGTCGATCCCCCGCACGCCGACCCCGAGCTGCCGACCCCCGAGCCGTTGCAGCCCGTGCCGGAAGCGTTGCGGCCCACCATCGATGCCTCACGTCGCACACTGCTGCGCCAGCTCGACCGGACCCTGCTGGAGTTGGGCACCGACTACCTCGACATCTGGAACATCGGGGCCTGGGACCCGTCCACGCCGTTGGACGAGGTCGCCGCGACCCTCGACTACGCGGTGCGCTCGGGCAAGGTTCGCTACGGCGGGGTGCGTGGCTTCAACGCCTGGCAGCTGGCCAGTCTCGCCGCGATCGCGCCGGTGTGCGTGGCGCAGACCCCGTACTCGCTGCTGGCGCGCGGCGCGGAAGCCGATGTGGTGCCCGCCGCGCAGCACCACGGCCTGGGCGTGATCGCCTCGGCGCCGCTCGCGGGCGGCATCCTCACCGGCAAGTACCGCGACGGCGTCCCCGCCGATTCGCGCGGCGCGGACGAGGCGACGGCCGCCGAGATCAGCAACCGGCTCGACGACCGCGCCACCCGCGTCGTCGACGCGCTGGTGACCGCCGCGGACGGTCTGGGCACCTCGCCGCTCGCGGTGGCACTGGCCTGGATCCGGGACCGTCCCGGCATCGCGTCCCTGATCGTCGGCGCCCGCGATATCGGACAGCTGACCGGGGTGATGGCGGCCGAAACCCTGGAGTTGCCGCGCGCTATCGGCGCCGCCATCGACGACGTCAGCGCACGCACCGAGTGA
- a CDS encoding undecaprenyl-diphosphate phosphatase, giving the protein MGESMTWVQALVLGLVQGLTEFLPISSSAHLRIVSAVFWNKDAGASFTAVTQLGTEAAVLVYFAKDIWRIVHVWFRVNLQKLTQRGRERVPITDQVTTKLPVMTADRMAEQQARAQEDLDYRIGWYVIIATIPIGVLGFLFKDEIRTGARNLWLVSFMLIAFALVIAAGEHYGRKVRPIEQLTTRDGLVMGLAQCLALVPGVSRSGATSTAGLFLGLEREAAVRFSFLLAIPAVTASGLFSLPDAFAPAGEGLNASGPQLLVATIVAFVVGYASVAWLLKFVGKHSLNWFVGYRIVLGLVVMALLATGVVQAT; this is encoded by the coding sequence GTGGGTGAGTCGATGACCTGGGTACAGGCATTAGTACTCGGTCTGGTTCAGGGACTCACAGAATTCCTGCCGATCTCCTCCTCGGCACATCTGCGGATCGTGTCGGCGGTGTTCTGGAACAAGGACGCCGGTGCGTCGTTCACCGCGGTCACCCAGCTGGGTACCGAGGCGGCGGTGCTGGTGTATTTCGCCAAGGACATCTGGCGGATCGTGCACGTGTGGTTCCGGGTGAACTTGCAGAAGCTCACCCAGCGCGGGCGTGAGCGGGTGCCGATCACCGATCAGGTGACGACCAAACTGCCCGTGATGACCGCTGATCGGATGGCCGAGCAGCAGGCGCGGGCACAAGAGGATCTGGACTACCGGATCGGCTGGTACGTGATCATCGCCACCATCCCGATCGGCGTCCTCGGATTTCTGTTCAAAGACGAGATCCGCACCGGCGCACGAAATCTGTGGCTGGTCTCGTTCATGCTGATCGCGTTCGCGCTGGTGATCGCCGCCGGTGAGCACTACGGCCGCAAGGTCCGCCCGATCGAACAACTCACCACCCGCGACGGACTCGTCATGGGTCTGGCGCAGTGCCTGGCGCTGGTGCCGGGAGTCTCCCGGTCCGGCGCCACCTCCACCGCGGGGCTGTTCCTGGGGCTGGAACGGGAAGCGGCGGTGCGGTTCTCGTTCCTGCTCGCGATTCCCGCGGTCACCGCCTCGGGCCTGTTCAGCCTGCCGGACGCGTTCGCGCCCGCCGGCGAGGGTCTCAATGCCAGTGGCCCGCAGCTGCTGGTCGCCACGATCGTGGCGTTCGTCGTCGGTTACGCCTCGGTGGCGTGGCTGCTGAAGTTCGTCGGCAAACACTCGCTGAACTGGTTCGTCGGCTACCGGATCGTGCTCGGTCTGGTCGTGATGGCGCTGCTGGCGACCGGGGTGGTCCAGGCGACATGA
- a CDS encoding histidine phosphatase family protein has translation MTVILLRHGQSTSNTARTLAGRSAGVDLTERGADQAHGLVDRLAALPIAHIVSSPLLRCQRTISPLAAKLGLEPEFDERLLEVDYGDWTGRALADLVTEPLWKVVQRHASGAVFPGGEGLAQVQARAVAAMREHDRSLAEKNGSDVLWVACTHGDVIKSILADAFGIHLDGFQRIVVEPASLSVIRYTPTAPYVWRLNDTGADLSGLVPAGALDKGPVPGGEPGNTPGADNGNAERRDSL, from the coding sequence ATGACGGTGATCCTGTTGCGGCACGGCCAATCCACCTCCAACACCGCCCGCACCCTGGCCGGCCGCAGCGCCGGAGTCGACTTGACCGAGCGTGGCGCCGATCAGGCCCACGGCCTCGTCGACCGGCTCGCCGCGCTGCCGATCGCGCATATCGTGTCCTCGCCGCTGTTGCGCTGTCAGCGAACAATTTCGCCGCTGGCGGCGAAACTCGGCCTGGAACCGGAATTCGACGAGCGGTTGCTGGAGGTCGACTACGGCGACTGGACGGGCAGAGCGCTGGCCGATCTCGTCACCGAACCACTGTGGAAAGTGGTGCAGCGGCACGCCTCGGGCGCGGTGTTCCCGGGCGGGGAGGGCCTGGCCCAAGTGCAGGCCCGCGCGGTCGCCGCGATGCGCGAACACGACCGGTCGCTGGCCGAGAAAAACGGCTCTGACGTGCTGTGGGTGGCCTGCACCCACGGCGATGTCATCAAGTCGATTCTGGCCGACGCGTTCGGTATCCATCTCGACGGCTTTCAGCGGATCGTGGTGGAACCGGCCTCGCTGAGCGTCATCCGGTACACCCCGACCGCCCCGTACGTCTGGCGGCTCAACGACACCGGAGCCGACCTGTCGGGGTTGGTACCGGCCGGTGCCCTGGACAAGGGCCCGGTTCCCGGCGGCGAGCCAGGGAATACCCCGGGTGCGGATAATGGGAATGCGGAGCGCCGAGATTCCTTGTAA
- a CDS encoding DUF3090 domain-containing protein, producing MARAIHVFRTPDRFVAGTVGEPGDRAFYLQAVQEPRVVSVLLEKQQVKVLADRMGLLLDEVARRFGAPVPPQADDVADVAPLVTPIDAEFRVGTMGLGWDSDANAVVVELLAITETEVDESVVLDDTEEGPDAVRVFLTPVQAREFALRSTRVIAAGRPPCPLCGEPLSPRGHMCVRTNGYKRSETFGPAELEE from the coding sequence GTGGCACGAGCAATCCATGTATTTCGCACCCCCGATCGGTTTGTCGCCGGGACCGTCGGTGAGCCCGGCGATCGGGCGTTCTACCTGCAGGCCGTCCAGGAACCCCGGGTAGTCAGCGTGCTGCTGGAAAAGCAGCAGGTCAAGGTGCTCGCCGATCGGATGGGGCTGTTGCTGGACGAGGTCGCGCGCCGTTTCGGCGCACCCGTCCCGCCGCAGGCAGACGACGTCGCCGACGTGGCGCCGCTGGTCACCCCGATCGACGCCGAATTCCGGGTCGGCACCATGGGATTGGGCTGGGACTCCGACGCCAACGCGGTCGTGGTGGAGTTGCTCGCGATCACCGAGACCGAGGTCGACGAATCGGTGGTGCTCGACGACACCGAGGAGGGGCCCGACGCGGTGCGGGTTTTCCTGACGCCGGTTCAGGCCCGGGAATTCGCGCTGCGCTCCACCCGGGTGATCGCGGCGGGCCGTCCGCCGTGCCCGCTGTGCGGGGAGCCGCTGTCCCCGCGCGGGCACATGTGCGTGCGGACCAACGGCTACAAGCGCAGCGAGACCTTCGGCCCGGCCGAGCTAGAGGAGTGA